GTAGAGACTTTTTTTCCGCCAAGAGACTGGATATCATCAATCAAGAGCAAATCCAAGCTCCGATAGATTTTTTTGAAATTATCCATGTCTCCGAGCCGTAGATGCTCCAGAAAGTCATTGATAAAGGTTTCCGCCGGAATATATTTTACACGCGCATCAGGAATATTTTCTAAAATTTGATTGCCAATAGCATTTAGTAAGTGGGTTTTTCCTAACCCTGGTCCGCCATAGATAAATAGTGGATTATAGGTAGTTGCTAGATTTTCAGACACAGCCAAGGCTGCTGCTTTAGCCCAGATATTCCCGTCCCCTTGTACAAAATTATCAAATGTATATTTAGCTTTTAATCCAGTATCAATTGGCGGCAAACTTGGCCGAAATGGAGCTTTTTCAGGAAGTTCTTCCAGCTGATATTTAGAAATACTGTCATGTCCTGCCTCTTCAAAGACGTATTTGGCCGTGATTTGATCGTTGAAAATTTCAAAACCAGCTGTGAGAATAACGCCCACTAAGTTTTGTTCCCAAAATAGCTGTTTGACTGGGCTATCAAGAAAGATAGTGGCCTGATTATTTTCAATGGCTATCAATTTTGCTTCTGCAACAAAAAAATCATAGGTTGTCTGTTTTAGCTGAGCAGCGGAAAGTTCTAAAATTCTTCGCCAAAATTCTTGCTCTTTGGTCATTGCCTCCTCCTTTTCAAAAAATTATTCTCTATGTCGACTCTCATTTTAACATAAAAAGACTAAGTTTTCCACAAGTTGTGGAGAAAAAATAACATTGTTTATAAGACTTATCCACAGATTGTGGATTATTAATTAAATCCTTATTTTTCAATATTTTAGGCTACTTTTAAAGGTGGAAAAGTCTGTTAGTTTGAAAAAAGAAAATAACAGCCCTATTTCAGGCTGTTTATAATTCTTTGATACTCTTCCTCGTTTTCAAAAGGAATAACGATCTTTCCTTTTGAAGAATTTTTTAATTGAATGGAGACATTGAGTCCAAGGATTTTTTTCAATCTTTCTTCTTCCGAATGGGAGAAAATTTCTTTGTTCTTTCTGTTCTTTGACTTTTTTTTCTTTTGTAATGAAAGTTCAAGAGCACGAACGGATAAATTATCTTGAATGATTCTGTCCAGCCAAAAAATTTGCTCTTCCTTTTTTAGTGGGATGAGGAGACGAGCATGCCCTTGCGAAATCATTTCCTCTTTGACAGCGTCCAGCATAAAATCTGGTAGCTGTAACAAGCGGACAAGATTACTGATGTAAGGCCGAGATTTTCCCATAATTCTTGCAATTTCTTCATGGGTCAGACCTTTCTCAATCAGATGCTGATAGGATTCCGCTTCTTCGATCGGATTGAGGTCCTCCCTTTGCAAATTCTCGATGATGGCCTGCTTCATCATGTCATCGTCAGATAGGTCTTTAATAAGGGCAGGAATGTTTTCTAAGCCAGCAATCTTAGCAGCTCTGAATCGTCTTTCACCTGCTAAAATTTCGTAACCAAATAAGGAAGATCTTCTCAAAATAATGGGCTGGATAATTCCATTTTCTTTAATAGAAGCTGCCAATTCATTTATTTTCTCTTGAGAAAAGTTTTTTCTAGGTTGATAAGGATTTGTTCGAATGTCTTTTAGTGGTATGTATTGATAATTTTCCATTTGTATATAGCATAACACACCTTTACGATTGTGTAAAGGTATGTTGACAATTATGTAAAGGCTTAGTTGTCACTTAAGTCCTGGGTTGATTTGGTCAATTTGATGGTTGTAGTAGCTTCTTTACCATCTCTAAAGTAAGTCACTTTCAGTTCATCTCCCAGAGAGTGTCTGTAGAGAGCAGATTGTAAATCACTGGTTGACTCGACATCCTTATCGTCAACTTTTGTGATGACGTCGTATTTCTGAAGTTTATTTTCAGCAGGCATTCCTTCTTGTACAGAGCGGACAAGGATACCTGATTTTACAGATGAAGGCAGACGTAATTTTGCTAAGTCAGAAGTGGCGATATTAGATAAATCGAGCATTTGGATACCCAGAGCAGGACGAGTCACTGTTCCATTTTTCTCTAGTTGCTTGATAATATTGACAACATCGTTTGATGGAATTGCAAAGCCCATGCCTTCTACAGCAGTTTGACCATTGTGAGAGATTTTGCTGGACGTAATACCAATAACTTGCCCTTGGATATTGATGAGTGGGCCACCAGAGTTACCAGGGTTGATAGCAGCATCTGTTTGCAAGGCAGTCGTCGAAATATTTTGGCCGTCTTCAGATTGCAAGGTTACATTTCTACCCAAACTAGAGATGATTCCTTGTGTAACAGAGTTAGCATATTCTGTTCCGAGAGGGCTTCCGATAGCAATAGCAGTTTCTCCTACTGTCAGGGAGTTGGAATCTCCAAATTCAGCTACATCTTTCACCTTTTCAGAGCTAATTCTTACTACAGAAATATCAGAATAAACATCTGACCCCACTACTTCACCAGGAACCTTACTACCATCTGCTAGTAGAATATCGGGATTTTTTGCTCCATTTAGCACGTGAGTATTGGTAACAAGGTAGGCATATTTTCCTTCCTTCTTATAAATGACACCTGATCCCTCACTAGCTACTTGAGGATCACTGGTTGATTCATTATTGATCACTCCTTCCTGATTAGAACCTGTATAAGTAATTACTGATACAACTGCATTTTGCACCTTTTTTACAGCCTTTGTGGTGTCGGTTGTATTTTTATAAGACGTTGATACAGTGGTCTTTGAGCTAGAAGGGCTAATATTAGCCATTTTATTATTAAGAAATGCAGTGGCTAAATTTCCTAGGCTTCCGCCAATAAATCCTACAACTAAAACAATAAAAAGCAACAAAGATTTTTTAAAGAAATTTGAAGCGTTTTTCATATTTTCCTCCTTGATTACAATTGATGAAATTATAGAAATCTATTCTTAATTATAACTTAAAATTCACAAGTTTTCCACAACTTGTGGAAAACTTATAAAAAATGTTGATAGAGGTTAGAAAATACATAGATTCAACCAGTTTTCCATAAAAAACTGATGTGAATAAAATGTGAAATCCATGTGGATATGATAGAATGGAAATATGAAAATAAAGCTTGTAACCGTTGGAAAATTAAAAGA
Above is a window of Streptococcus cristatus ATCC 51100 DNA encoding:
- the dnaA gene encoding chromosomal replication initiator protein DnaA, which gives rise to MTKEQEFWRRILELSAAQLKQTTYDFFVAEAKLIAIENNQATIFLDSPVKQLFWEQNLVGVILTAGFEIFNDQITAKYVFEEAGHDSISKYQLEELPEKAPFRPSLPPIDTGLKAKYTFDNFVQGDGNIWAKAAALAVSENLATTYNPLFIYGGPGLGKTHLLNAIGNQILENIPDARVKYIPAETFINDFLEHLRLGDMDNFKKIYRSLDLLLIDDIQSLGGKKVSTQEEFFNTFNALHGDNKQIVLTSDRSPDHLDNLEERLVTRFKWGLTQNITPPDFETRIAILRNKIENLDYIFPNDTLEYLAGQFDSNVRDLEGALNDITLIARVRNLKEITIDIAAEAIRARKQDSSQVTVIPIEKIQSEVGNFYGVSVKEMKGSRRVQNIVLARQVAMYLARELTDNSLPKIGREFGGKDHTTVIHAHGKIKNRLETDDSLRLEIENIKNKIK
- a CDS encoding ParB/RepB/Spo0J family partition protein; translated protein: MENYQYIPLKDIRTNPYQPRKNFSQEKINELAASIKENGIIQPIILRRSSLFGYEILAGERRFRAAKIAGLENIPALIKDLSDDDMMKQAIIENLQREDLNPIEEAESYQHLIEKGLTHEEIARIMGKSRPYISNLVRLLQLPDFMLDAVKEEMISQGHARLLIPLKKEEQIFWLDRIIQDNLSVRALELSLQKKKKSKNRKNKEIFSHSEEERLKKILGLNVSIQLKNSSKGKIVIPFENEEEYQRIINSLK
- a CDS encoding S1C family serine protease, whose amino-acid sequence is MKNASNFFKKSLLLFIVLVVGFIGGSLGNLATAFLNNKMANISPSSSKTTVSTSYKNTTDTTKAVKKVQNAVVSVITYTGSNQEGVINNESTSDPQVASEGSGVIYKKEGKYAYLVTNTHVLNGAKNPDILLADGSKVPGEVVGSDVYSDISVVRISSEKVKDVAEFGDSNSLTVGETAIAIGSPLGTEYANSVTQGIISSLGRNVTLQSEDGQNISTTALQTDAAINPGNSGGPLINIQGQVIGITSSKISHNGQTAVEGMGFAIPSNDVVNIIKQLEKNGTVTRPALGIQMLDLSNIATSDLAKLRLPSSVKSGILVRSVQEGMPAENKLQKYDVITKVDDKDVESTSDLQSALYRHSLGDELKVTYFRDGKEATTTIKLTKSTQDLSDN